GACGGCCGTCGTCTTGTCGCCGTTCTCCTTGTCCTGGAGGTTGGCGATCACGTCCACGTAGTCGCCCGGGCGCATCATCGCGTAGCTCTTGTCACCGCGCGAAGCACGGATCGTCACGGCACGAGCCCCGGACTGGATCAGACCGCTCAGATCGCGGCGCTCATCGGCCGCGATGGCGAGGTCGGTCCACATCAGGGTCTGCTGCGCCTCGACCTTGGTGCCGAGCTTCAGGTTCAGCACCTTGGACTTCTCGGAAGCCTTGATGAAACGGTCCTCGACGTACGCGATCGGGATCTCGCGCACTCCGACCGCCGCCTCGTCGATGGCCTCGCCGATGTCGAGGGGCTTGACGGCGATCAGCACGCGCACCCGCTCTCCGCCGGATGCTTCCTCCTCGAAGCGCTTCACGTACAGGATCATGAGCAGTGCGCCGAGCGCTGCGAAGATCCCTGCAACCAACAGTGCGCGCTTGTTCATCGGGTTCTCTTGACGTCAGGGACGAGGGCCCCGGCCAAGCGCGACCCACTTACTAGTTGGACCGAGTTTCTACCATGGTAACGGAAACTCGACCCTCAAATTCCTGAACCGCCACCATCAAGTCCACGTTGCCCTTGAAAAAGTGCCGAACGCCTTCACTGCGGGCGTCGAGCTCAGGCATGTTGCGCCAGCCGCGCTTGGCCATCTCGTCACCGTAGAATCGCAGGGCACCGTCACGAGTGCTCTGGGTTTCATACAGGAACACCCCGTGCGGGTGACCCACGGCGTGTGCCGCCAAGTAGCGAACGGATCGCGGAGGCCGCGGAGCACTGCTGGGATCGGCGCCCGGTGCATCCTTGCCCTTCGCCTCGGGAACGAGGGCGCCGAACTTGAACTCGCCGTCCGTCCAGGCCGTCACGACACGGCTGCGCCCGTTGCTCAGGTTCTGGACATATGCATAGCGCATCAACCCCAGCTCACCGAAGTCCGTCGTCACGGCCATGCGCTTGATACGGGTCGCGAAGCCAGGCTGTTGTCCGGGCTTGTTCATCACGCAGGCCACGACGCCATCTACCGAGGTTTCACGCCGAAGCACACTGGCCTTGAACAGCGAGTAGCGCTTGGCGAAGGACGCCTCGCCATTGGCCGCGGACTGAAAGGCGTCGGCGGCAGCGCTGTCGGATTCGCAAACCGCCTGCACTCGATCGAGCACCTTGGTGTGGTCGCTTTCCACCACCGTAGCGGTCACGTTGATGCGCTGGCCGTTCAGCATCAGCGTCGTCGGCTCAGCCGTCAGGTCCTCGAGCTTGGCGATCTGGCGCCCCACGATCAGACCTTGCTCGGCCAAGCTGCCCTTGGCGGACCGGGCACCGAAGAACGCGACCACCACACAGACGACGATGCCGTAGACCATCACCCGCAGAATCGCGCGAACCTGTGGCAAGCCATAGAACTTGCCGATCGCTCGCAGCGGCCAGTAGATGGCGCGCAGCGTTCCCCAGAACGGGTCTTTCAGGAAGGGTACCTTGCTATTCGCCATGGTTTGCCTCCCTTAGAAGATGAGCCCCTTCGCGATACCAAAGGCCTCGCCGACGATGTCGCTCAGGCCTTCCTTGCTCACGTCCTCGTTGCAGCGCACGTACATCTTGCCCACCGGCTTGTTGGTGCCTCCGCCGAAGAGCGCCGAGTTGGTGTGAGACCCCTCGATGTTGCTCGTGACGTAGCCGCCCGACTCGTCCAGGGATCCCTCGAAGTCGCCGAATTTGTCTTCGCTGCCGCTGGAGTCTTCCTTGGAGATCTCACCCAGCAGCGACTCCTTCACCCCACCCAGCAAGCCGCTGCCACCGCAGGGGTCGAGGGCTTTCTGCCAGGCCTCCTGCCGCGCGGTCTGCATCACGTCCAGCTTGGTGCGGAAGAAGCCCAAGCTAGCCCACAGTCCGGCGAAGATGAGCACGAACAAGGTGGCGGTCACCGCGCCTTCCACGGCGGCGGCACCACGCTCTCTGCGGCGGTTTCGGCGGGCCATCAGTGCACGATCTCCGGTGTAGCTAGCAGACCTTGAACCGCTTTGTTCAGCGCGTCATCGGCTTTGCCCACGAGCCCCATCAGCCCAGGCCAACTATCGAACTTCATGTCGATGGTGCCGAACTTGAATCCAATCCCGTCCTTGAGCCACGAGCTCAGCAACTCGCTCACGCCACCCGCTGCAAGGATGGTCTTCACGCCGGCGCCGTCCA
The nucleotide sequence above comes from Polyangiaceae bacterium. Encoded proteins:
- the cpaB gene encoding Flp pilus assembly protein CpaB, with protein sequence MNKRALLVAGIFAALGALLMILYVKRFEEEASGGERVRVLIAVKPLDIGEAIDEAAVGVREIPIAYVEDRFIKASEKSKVLNLKLGTKVEAQQTLMWTDLAIAADERRDLSGLIQSGARAVTIRASRGDKSYAMMRPGDYVDVIANLQDKENGDKTTAVVLLQKVLVLAVGLETAPQNLAEGAKERDMLLTLSVSLAEGQLLALAQEKGQMVVALRNPTDQKIVEGIPEMNSSALTDKEVIKTIQSIRSKAGPVRLEAK